The following coding sequences lie in one Verrucomicrobiota bacterium genomic window:
- a CDS encoding pyridoxine 5'-phosphate synthase: protein MKLGVNIDHVATLREARYRDLSMGEPDPVEAALMCERAGAHGITIHVREDRRHIQERDAWAVRARIQTRLNLEMANTEAMLSLALRLKPDITCLVPEKREEVTTEGGLDARALLESISTTVSTLKTAGIQVSLFISPEPEQVDAAARSGAEFIELHTGTFAEHFSDPARKERELARLIECAKQAKALGLRVNAGHGLNYQNVDSMHHVPFLEELNIGHSIVSRSIAVGMEAAVREMLDRIRGSS, encoded by the coding sequence ATGAAACTGGGGGTTAACATCGACCATGTGGCAACCCTGCGTGAAGCGCGTTATCGCGACTTGAGCATGGGCGAGCCGGATCCCGTCGAAGCCGCGCTGATGTGCGAGCGGGCGGGGGCGCATGGCATCACGATCCACGTGCGCGAAGATCGCCGGCATATTCAGGAGCGCGACGCTTGGGCCGTTCGGGCGCGGATTCAGACCCGGCTTAATCTCGAGATGGCGAACACCGAAGCCATGCTGAGCCTGGCACTGCGGTTGAAGCCGGACATCACCTGTTTGGTCCCTGAAAAGCGCGAGGAAGTAACCACGGAAGGCGGTTTGGACGCACGAGCCTTGTTGGAGTCGATTTCCACGACTGTTTCCACCCTGAAAACGGCGGGCATTCAGGTGAGCCTCTTCATCTCGCCCGAGCCTGAGCAAGTCGATGCCGCCGCCAGGAGCGGAGCTGAATTCATCGAACTCCACACGGGAACCTTCGCGGAGCATTTTTCCGACCCCGCCAGGAAAGAAAGGGAGCTCGCTCGATTGATCGAATGCGCCAAGCAGGCCAAGGCCCTGGGACTTCGCGTGAACGCGGGACACGGCTTGAATTACCAGAACGTGGATTCGATGCACCACGTGCCCTTCCTGGAGGAACTGAACATCGGCCACAGCATCGTCAGCCGGTCGATCGCCGTGGGGATGGAGGCGGCGGTGCGGGAGATGCTGGACCGGATTCGCGGGTCCTCTTGA
- a CDS encoding sugar phosphate isomerase/epimerase, which translates to MPSLSLQLYTVRQALERDALQTLRRVKACGFHAVETAPLPPGLSTNELARCLQGEGLSVMAIHAGLPVGGQARRIFDEAQTLGAQRVIWHGWPKDELCATTNGYRRLAELYAEANDAAKKAGLAFGIHNHWWEFEPLGNKYPYQWLHQWLPADVFWELDVYWVRTAGLDPARVLGELGSRVRMLHMKDGPAEHGSPMVAAGAGTLNFEAIVSAQAGPADWVVELDECATDPFEAARASRCYLERLASLSSSEREHAGRRNAIAR; encoded by the coding sequence ATGCCTTCCCTCTCTTTGCAACTCTACACGGTCCGGCAAGCTCTCGAGAGGGATGCGTTGCAAACCTTGCGCCGGGTCAAAGCCTGCGGATTCCATGCGGTTGAAACCGCGCCCTTGCCGCCGGGGCTTTCAACGAACGAATTGGCCCGGTGTTTGCAGGGGGAGGGGCTTTCGGTGATGGCGATTCACGCGGGGTTGCCTGTGGGTGGGCAAGCCCGGCGGATTTTCGATGAAGCGCAAACACTGGGTGCCCAAAGGGTCATTTGGCACGGCTGGCCCAAGGATGAACTTTGTGCAACGACAAACGGCTATCGACGATTGGCCGAGCTTTATGCGGAAGCGAATGATGCAGCGAAGAAGGCTGGGCTGGCCTTCGGAATCCACAATCATTGGTGGGAGTTTGAACCGCTGGGGAACAAGTATCCTTACCAATGGCTTCACCAATGGCTGCCCGCTGATGTGTTTTGGGAGTTGGACGTGTACTGGGTGCGGACAGCGGGGCTGGATCCGGCCCGTGTTTTGGGTGAATTGGGTTCGAGAGTGAGGATGCTCCACATGAAGGACGGACCGGCAGAGCATGGTTCGCCGATGGTGGCCGCGGGAGCGGGAACATTGAACTTCGAGGCGATCGTATCGGCGCAAGCAGGTCCTGCCGATTGGGTGGTTGAGTTGGACGAATGCGCCACGGATCCCTTCGAGGCGGCGCGGGCCAGCCGCTGTTATTTGGAACGGCTGGCGAGCCTGTCGTCGAGCGAGCGGGAGCATGCCGGGCGAAGGAATGCGATTGCGCGTTAA